From Streptomyces sp. NBC_00690, a single genomic window includes:
- a CDS encoding SURF1 family protein, giving the protein MYRFLLTPRWWGINVFVVLAIPFCIFMGSWQLGKFEDRVETHRDAQDAPAPGEMAVEPLDELLPVDKETSGRHARATGVYGEQFLVPDRTVDGKSGSYVLTLLKTDGGRTLPVVRGWLAKGAPAPAVPDGVVTVVGALQANENAGTDGVHTGGGLPSGQLGMISAASLVNLVPDDVHDAWVTLTKADAGLVAVPASIPEGSGLDLKAFQNLGYTGEWFVFAAFVLFMWFRLVRREAETVRDRRLGLETHPL; this is encoded by the coding sequence GTGTACCGGTTCCTGCTGACGCCCCGCTGGTGGGGCATCAACGTCTTCGTCGTGCTGGCGATCCCCTTCTGCATCTTCATGGGTTCCTGGCAGCTCGGGAAGTTCGAGGACCGGGTCGAGACCCATCGGGATGCCCAGGACGCTCCCGCTCCCGGTGAGATGGCCGTCGAGCCGTTGGACGAGTTGCTTCCCGTCGACAAGGAGACCTCGGGCCGGCATGCGCGTGCCACCGGTGTGTACGGGGAGCAGTTCCTCGTACCCGACCGGACCGTGGACGGAAAGAGCGGCTCCTACGTCCTGACCCTCCTCAAGACGGACGGTGGCCGGACCCTTCCTGTCGTACGGGGGTGGCTGGCCAAGGGTGCGCCGGCACCCGCAGTGCCGGACGGTGTGGTCACGGTGGTCGGCGCTCTTCAGGCCAATGAGAACGCGGGCACCGACGGGGTGCACACAGGTGGCGGGCTGCCCAGCGGTCAGCTGGGGATGATCAGTGCCGCGTCGCTGGTCAACCTGGTGCCGGATGACGTCCATGACGCATGGGTCACGCTGACCAAGGCTGATGCAGGACTGGTGGCAGTGCCTGCGTCCATCCCCGAAGGCAGTGGGCTGGACCTGAAGGCGTTCCAGAACCTGGGGTACACCGGGGAGTGGTTCGTCTTCGCCGCGTTCGTGTTGTTCATGTGGTTCCGTCTGGTGCGACGCGAGGCGGAGACGGTACGCGACAGGCGGCTCGGGTTGGAGACCCATCCGCTCTAG